Part of the Aquila chrysaetos chrysaetos chromosome 6, bAquChr1.4, whole genome shotgun sequence genome, ATCGACTAAAACTGGCCTTTTAGCCCAAGCAGCAGTGCACCCCGACACACGCAGGTGCCCGGCGATGGCGCCTTTCCTAAGGCCCCCCGAGAGGTGAtttttaaaggggggggggggggggagagcagcattccccccccccctccagaaGGTGGGCAGAGGCGGTGGCGCGGGAGTGGGGGCTCCTCCGCCGCTGCTCCGCTCCCGCGCAGCGGGGACGGCGGCTCCTTCGAAAGGGCAGCAGCCCCGGGAGGCCCGGCCgggccccttccccagcaccgcGGGGCCTCCGCCGTCGCCCACCCCGGCAGGGCAGGCTGCGGGCGGGCAGCGCTGCGCCCCTCgcctctgctctgccagcaaaggtgtccccgtgtcccgtgtcccccccccccgccaggcaCCTCTCCCGCCTGCAAAACGCTGTCAGGGTTTTCAAACGTCAAAGACGGGGATAATTATAAGCCTCTCAAACCCGACGGGGTGTCATCTCCCTCTTTCTCCGACTGCAAAGCTCCACGCTTGGCCACTCGCTGTGcggactcccccccccccccaaaaaaaaggcaaccGCTGGGCGAGGGGGCCGGCTCCggccgggagggagggaggggaagcggCAGGACCCCCgcccggcagcggggccggaGAGGGGCGAGCGGCCGCCAGCCGGTTCCCCTCGGCCTCGCCTCGCTTCGTACTTGCAAAACGGCGAAGTGCTCTCCGACACGACGTTAACGTTTTGCCAGGTTTATTTTACTTGTTATACACAGACGATACAAACGGGCAAAAACCGAAACATTTCTCAATGGAGCATGTACTGGTATAAATTATTCAGTTCCACAGACGTAAcagaacaaatataaaaatcacaacATTCGATTTACAGAAGAGTCAAAAATATACACACGTTTATGACCCTGAATTTCTATTAGGAAATTTCCCCGTCGAGTGTAATCTAGACTGAATATTTAGCCTGAtgcatatttcagtttttaattttttttccatataaaaatgcattaattgtATAGATTTGCTACTCAAAATTCGAAGACTTACTATTCTGCTTCGCCGGGGGGGGAGACCTGGAGGGATACAAGTTCTCCTTCATAATATAATAAGAGGTTTACAGGAAAGATCGCTCTTACTTTCGATGTGCATTGGATTCCCCAGGAAGTCAGATCTCGGTTAGCTACTTTATGAAAAAGTCAATTCCAAAACtaaatgcagtaaaatataCAACTCACAATTCATCTTCACTGGACTACACTATGGTTACCAACAATTCAGTCGtctatatcttttttttttttttttagattattcATTACAAAGATTTACAGCAATAtaaagaaagaggggaaaactgcaaagaaatttgaaaagagTTTGTCAGCATATTTGGCACCTGCAGGGACCAGTAATGGATTTGGCacttgggggcgggggggaggggggggggtaggaataccacaaaaataataatattgctGCTGTCGAGctattccttttaaagaaaaatacagaggcagttaattttgcttttggaaggCGTCATGCTACTTTAATCGACTTTCCTACGAGacatatttctgttcttttgaagGGAGAGCTGAGCTATTCCTTAGCTGTGTTAGCCCAGGGCACAGCGTAATTATTTCATGCGAGGAGTTGCAGAGAAAGTGAGAAACCCATTACTCGCTGCTACAGCTATGGACCACTCTACATTTCCAGAGGCATTTAGAAAGAGTGTTTACCCGGGGAGGggcaggaagaagagggagcaaaagggggagggtgggggtggtaaagaaatttaaacagGATCTAAGTTTTGTGACttaacaatgaaaacaaaattaaaaaatccgAACAAATAAGGAAGAAACAGAACCCAAGAAAAGTAATCGGttacaataaattaaatactaTGTACAGGCATTTCACAGGCTCTTTTTCCCCACCATTACTGTTATCCCCTAGTATCCATCCGTGGTAAAAGGAAGGAAGCGCTGTACGGTTTGAGAGAGTCTAAGCATCCTACTTATCAGTGGGTTTCGGAGCGGCGGtgccccccgcgcccccggggcgccgccgggccgggccgggccgggccgggcggggagcggcggcagCCGcggctctgcctccctgccggaccgggccgggccgggccgggccgggccgggggtaCGGATGGGGCAGCTAGGGGCGGGGGTCAGTGCGCTAACGCGGAGGAGTTATTGTGCAAAAggacggcggggccgggcgggccgcGCCTAGCTGTGCGAGTAGAAGCCGTAGTAGCCGATGTCCTTGGCGCAGGTCTTTTCGCAGTCCCGCTGGGTGAGCACCTCGCTCTTGAGGGGCGAGGAGCTCTCGGACACCGGGGTGTCCGAGGGGGAGATCCGCCTCCTTTTGGCCTGCTCGTAAATCCCAGAATCGGTGGAGTCGATGGACTTAATGGACGACGGCGTCTCGATCCAGCTGGAATCGGACAAATCTTTGGGCTTGGAGTCCTCGGCGCCCGGCAAGGGGGACCGCTCGGGGGCCAGGCTCTCCGCCTCCTCCCCCAGGTAGGGGTTGCCGGCGGCCatgcgcgccgccgccgcgctgtTGGGCCAGCAGGAGAGCACGGAGCCCGACTTGCTGCAGTActgcggggggctgcgggcccCCCAGCCCGAGGGGTCGGCGTAGTAGCCCAGCGGCCGCCCGGCGCAGCCGGCCGCCTGCAGCGGTAGCGCCTTGACGCCGGCGGCCGCGTAGGAAAGCAGCGTGGCGGCGTTGCCGGCGAAGTCGGTGGCCGTGTCGTAGGCGGAGGCGGCGAAATCGAGGCGGTTGTTGGCGGGGGCGACGAACCAGCGCTGAGGCGACGGGGCCCCCGGGTCCTCGGCTTGCTGTGGGGAGAGCAGCCCGTTGGTGTGGGGCACGCTGCGGTCGGCGCCGGGCCCCGGGCCGGCTCCTGCCCCGGGGTGGAAGCGGGACTTGGCGTAGTTACTCACGAACTGGTCCTGGAGGAAGGAGCCGGCCATGGCGTAGCGGGCCCCGGGCACGATCTGCGAGCGGGGCGAGTCGTTGGGGGAAGGCGTCAGCCGGTCCATGTCGCAGCCCGTGTAGATCCTGCccaagagaaggggagagagctGGGTGtccgccgccgcccggcgccCTCCTGGGCGCGGCACCCGGCCGGCCGCAGCCCtcggggacggacggacggacgggacgggacgggacgggacggcggccgccccagccctgcccggggccTAGCGCTCCTCTGCGGGCTCGGCCTCCGGCGCCAGGAGCGCCGAGGGCCTTAACGGGAGGCCGGGAGGGCGTGGGTGGAGGGAGGCGCGGAGAGCAGGTCTTTCGGGACCGGCTGGCCGTTCATTGCCGGAGCTGAGATCTCTTGCTCCGGCCAGAGCCCGGCACCCCAGCGGCGTCACATCCCGCGCGGTGACACGTTGACCCGTCCCGCCATATGCGCAACAGGCAACCCGGTCATTTGCCGCGAACAGCGTGAATGGCAGACTACGGAATTATATCGGCTGTTTAACACTTATTATTGGGAGTCGCAGACAAACCATCAACATTTTACCGAGTTTAAATTAAGCTAATCTTTAAACACCTACTGTAGGAAACGTAAAACCAGACACATCCAGTGTTCCCTGCGTGGCCTATATATAATTCTCCCATGCTGGGCTGCAATTTGCGATTATAAAAACTTTAATGGATGAATAACTACTATCTGTATTTAATTCAGGCTAAAACTGTGCTTTAATTAACCCTCCACGCCTCCTGGAATTTCTTATCCAAAATAAACTTGGCCCTTAAACAAATCCGACGTGCTAGACAACATTGaagcttccccctccccccgtCTCCTTTCAAGTGACGCCCTATaaagtttttttcccattaaaaagagaaaagcacttGCTGTTGGGGCGAAGGCCACGCAGCCTTTCTAAAGGCCGCACATCTTCAGAGCTCGCAGAAGAGTGGGCGGGCACGGCCGCCGCTCTCCGTGGCACCGGGGACCACCGTTCCCCTCCCGCCGGCGGCCCGGCTCCCCCGCCACAGCCCTCGCGACCCCCGCCCGTGGGGGAGAGCGGCCGCACCACGAGCATCTCGCCGAGGAGAGCCGGTGCTCGGCCCCGGGCCCCTCTCGCACTGGTTCAGGCCTCTGTGTCGTTTCCACCCCGGGACTGAAATCCCGCTGCCGGGGGATGCTGGACGGCTGGCGGAGCTGAAGGAGGCTTAAGCAGGCGCTGAAGGTACGCGCGGGCTTACGCGCTCCGAGGGAGGCCGCTCCCCGCCGCAGTTTcgggaggaaagaggaggttTCCCCTCCCAAAGCCGGAGCCCCGTCCCGCAGAGCCGGGCCTTGCAGCGGGGCGGGTGAGCTCCCAAGCCGCCCGCCCCCCCGGGCTTCTGGGCCGCCCTGTGCCCACCACCTCCCGCTGGCCCGGCCCGGGCAGGGGGGCGCCGGGCGGGCCGGACACCTGGCCGGGGAAAACCGCAGCCGCCAGCGGCTGCCGGGCCGGGATGTCCCCATTCGGCTCCCGAGGGCCGGGAaaggcggaggggggggggggggggtcgagGGCTGGtgcggccccccccgccccgagccgCACTCGGGGCGGTGCCAGGCGCAGCTCCCGCGGCGGGCACGGCCGGGTGGGTCGCACGGCTGAGCCTGGGAACAGGCGGACCCCGGGCCGACGGGCAGAGGTAGCGCGGGGGCAAACCGCGATTAAAACTTGGGAAGCTTTAGCTCCACccagaaggaagagagggaaaggaaaaaaaaaaaacccaaaaaacaaacaacaacaacaacaaaaaaaaccccaaaaaaccaacaaaaccaaaaaacctccaacCCCAGAGAAGAACAAAACTAGACCAAGAAATTTTCCTCCGGACACCGGCTCTGCGGACGCCGGGATCATGCAGAGACGGCGGGATGCTCGGGGACTGAGCCCGGGATGGTGGGGTGCTTCTTTCGGAGCCCTTACGCGCAAGTGAGAGGGGAACTTGGAAAGGGGCGCAAAGGTCCGTGCCAGgagaaaaacccaaccacacAACCCCGCTGCAAGTGCCAAAGCGAGATGCGGGCTCAGGTGCGGGCAGCGCGGCCCCGGGCGCGGAGGTGGCCGCAGGCTGTGCAGGGCTGCGCGGAGCCCAGCCGCAGGGACAGCCCCTCCgcgcccgcggccccgccgggggAGCTTGCGGGTGCCTCCCTCCCGGAGGGCTCTGGAAAAGCCTGACATTACACGTTTCGGTGCGAAACGAAGCCAGCCCGCATCCTAAAGCTTCCCCCCTTTGCGATGTGTGCGCAGCCGGCAGAAGGGTAATAAAAATCCGCTTTACTTACGTGTCATAATTGTCTCGGAAGCCTTTTGCGAACGGGTTGTGGTCTATTTTCAGCTGTGTGATCTAGGGAAAGAGAAGATGAGAGCGCACGTTGTGAAAGCCTGAAAAACGTACCCTGCTACAGccaacacattttttaaaagatcaggCTTTACTCTAGTCGGTCCAGTTACCTTTAAAAcgtgaaaaataaagctttggcGTGCTTATGGGCATCACGGTGTAATTTTAAGGTTTATTTTGTTGTAAAAAGTACggtaaaaattaatatttaaccCCATGTTTTGAGGCGTGTCAGTATTCCTACCGCATGGGTGTGAATACACTTAAATCCAGAAATTAGGTAATACGTACCGCAGAACGGTAGCTAGGAGTTTACATTCGCATcgagaaaaataattaaagcaagAATGCGGACTGAACATATGTCATTTGAAAAAGGGGTCAGCAGTCTGCAGCAAAGCCAGACCACTCCGAAACGCAGCCAGGCATTAACGAGCTTTTAATTTGAGGAAGTTGCTCCGTCACCCCCGGCGCAATCAATGAGGTTGTTAATTGATCTTTGCAGACTCAAAGCTTAAGCTAACAGTTAACTGAGCTGTTTCCGACTGGAAGATAAACGCCCAGCTCCGGCCGGAGCGGCACCGCCGCCGGCAGGATTgctgcccggcccggcggggggggggagtgcagggccgcggcgggcggccggcgCGGGGCTCCCGGGGCAAACGCGGAGCggagggggcggccggggccgccctCGGGGCTCGCCAGCCTCGGCCAGGGCGGAATGGCACAAAGCGGGGAGGTAGGCAGCCCCGTGTGCCGGCGCCGGAGGACCGGGGCAGGGAGCGCAGCCGCCGGtcagggccgggccgggctctTCGGGGTGCCGAGCGGGGAGCTCGGGCGACCGCAAGCGGAATAAACTGGGGAAGTCTTTACATCGGTGTTCTGGTAGGCGGTGACTGCTATGAACTGGGTCTCGGGGAAGGTGAAGGTCTGCACTCTGCCCGGCTGGTTGGTGTCCTCCGTCCCGTCTTCGTTCACCTCCACCACATGCAAGCGGGGCTGGTACTTGTGGAGGGACTGCAAAACCACCATCTGTcaggcagaaggaaaggagggagggggccgcgggaagaggaggaaattaGAGCGAGAAGGACGGGGAGAGCGATGCCCGCGGGCGGcgggacacccccccaccctccccggGACGACTGCGGGCTCCCCCGGCCACAGCGGGCAGCGGTGTCGGCCAGGGCAACGCGTTCGGGGTCGACGAGGCCCGTGGCAAAATAAACGGGAGGGCttttccccccctgcccccctctTATTTTCACCCAACGACGCGATCTGCAAAAATACACGTCCTTTCGGCAACGGCAGGATTTTGCCTGAAGCGTTAAAAACGAAGCCTGGCAGAGCGTCTGCGTTTCCCCCACTGACCTGCCCGTTGTTGTTTGATGCTCCTTTATTGTTTGTAAGTTTTAGTTTCCCAAAGGAGATTTCCTGGCGCATCCAGTGGGCTCCCGTGTTGGGGGAGTCGGGGTGCATGTACACCCGGTTTCctaagcaaaacaacaaaaaacacaaccaCATCACAGTTCTCGCGTATACCCCGGTTCTGCCGCTGCAGCGGCACATGGGGTCGAAGGACCCCGTTAAAGTTAGCGGTATTTTACTGCCGAAACTCCTTTCATTTTGACCGCGAAGGATTAAAACAGCGTTTTCCGAAcaccttttgctttctcctccaccctcctttttttttttttttttaaaaaaagcatcattGGCCCATTCATTCTCGTTAAAGAAGTCGCCAGAGCCAGTCCACAAAGGCTTTAATTAATCATTCTCACCTACATATGTGTCGGGAAAAGTGTTAATTGGAGGAACTTGCCTTGTACATTGGTGTCCGCCTTGCCGCAAGGAACCCATTTGCCTCCCTGAAATCTCCAGTGGTTGGGATCCGCCAAAATTACATCCACAAAAATATTGTAGTGAGCCGTGGGGTCGAGAccagaaatattaaaacttaGGAAAGGGAACATGCGcctataaaaaaggaaagggaaaaaaaaaaaaaaaggaaaggaaagaaggaaagcaagccaCCGGCAGCGACAGGCACACGCGGAGGAACCAGCCCGTTGTGCTTTATCCTCACGGCTCCCCGGTAGCGACcgggaaataaaaatcaaaagaaactcCCTCCCCGAAACGTCGAGCTTTCCGCGGGGCAGGGGTGAGGGCAGCGGGCGCGGGGACCCgcggggaggcagggagggctgcCCCGGCGGGGACCGGCACCGGCGGGACCGGCACCGGCAGCGGCGCGCCCGGCGCCCGGCGCGGGGGCCCCGGCTGCGGGCGGGCGGCTCCCCCGGGGCGGCGGAGGCTCCGGGCGGCTCCCCCGGCGGAGCCCGGCGGCTCAGCCCCGACACCCGGCGAGGGTCCGCGCCGTGGCTTACCTCCCCTGCTTCGTGATGATCATCTCCGTCTGGTGCCGGTGAAATTTCAGCCAGAGTGGCCTGTTGCACAGGTAGACCTGAGCCTTGCCGGGAACTAGCCCCGGCTGGGTGGAGGAGAACTGGTAGAAAGGTGCCCCTTGGTAGGAATGGCCATACTGCTGGGGGTAAGGGTAGCCCGCCGTGGGGTAGCCTTGCGGAGAAGAGTTGGACAGGAGGCTGTTATAAGCTCCGTTGGTGATCACAGGATGGTGAGCCATGTAGCGGCTGGGGCTGGCGATGGAGAAGGCTGGGTGAGCAGGTCCATGCTGGCTGGGGTAAGGGAACATGGTACtaggagcagaggcagcagactGGGGCTGGCTGGACTGAGAGAGCAGATAGCGATCTGCAGCAGATCCATCGAAACTGTGACGAAGCTCAGAGACCCCGTCCAAGACGGGAGAGAGTTTATTTCTCTGGACGTCCCCTGGTGTGTCCTTGGAGTCAGGAAAATTGTCTGTATCTGACTGATTCGTCATCCCcctggtaatttttttcaaaggtgaACTTCTCTCCAGGTTGTCAGTGGTCGAGATAATGGGATGATCATGCAAGGCAAGCTCAGATCCGCCTGCATGTGGGTAACTGCTGCTCACATTGAGAAATTTCTTGGAGAGCATGATAGAGGGAGAAAGACAATGCTCCAGCTGCATAGCTCTAGCACCACAGTAATAACCCTTCAGTCCCTGGATCTGAAAGGGCTCCTTAGTATCAGAAGCTAGACATCCTGGGACCCTCACTAGACAGAAAGCACTTCATCCACCAAATGCTTCCCAAAcgtttgatttatttttttttttttttttttttttttcctcccttccctgggAGAAGAGATTGGCCAATTGACACTATGCAGCAATCAGGAAAGACTCACTTTTGATCTTGCTGCTTGTGGAGAGGATGAAACGGCTTCTGCCATTGGTTAACCGCTGACAGTAATTTAATTAGATAGACATTAATTAGGATAATCACCTGGCTCCTGGTCGCGACGATCATGGCAAATTGAAGGAGATGATTTTATTGTGAGatagaaggaaggagaagggggaagggaagagtgTGTTTGCTGTAAGAGCTCATTATTATGTGAcctttccagcattttttttttttttttttttactacggctggaaaataaatccaaaacCCTGCGATTCCCCAAATATTGCGCGCGTGTCCCCCCGCCTTTGTGTGTCAGGGAGGAGACGGGGTGCTGGGGGCTCCGGGGACCGGCTGCGCGGGGAGCGCCGGGCTGGGCGGCCGCTGCCCTCGGCTCACCTTCGCAATTTGCCTCCCCTTTCGGAGGgcgcagcccctctcccccagctcctgTGAGCGACCCCCCACCGCCACCACCCCGCCGGCGCAACgcccccaccccttcccaccCGTGCCTGCTTCGCGGGGGAAAATACACCCTCCGTCGACAGCGGCCGCGTATCATCTCTTTCAAGTTCTGAAATAATCATAAACCCCGCAGCCGAAGTGCCCTAATGTATCTGCCGCGATGTTTACGGGTTCtttagtaaataaatattttatctgggAGCCGCGATGCCGGAGATTATCAGCAGAACGGCGCGGAAGGCATCCGGCTGCCCACCCGGCCCCGGATTCCTCTCCCCTCGATGCCTGCCTTCCCTCCGCGACGCGgtcccgccggccccgcggggaggGCAGAGACCCTGCCCAGCGCATCGCTCGtcagccgccgccgcggcccgggcGGCAGGCTTAGGGCGGCGGCGGGGAAACCCAAACGCTGCGGCGGGAGCCGCCGGCCCAGCCGAGCCCCGGCCCCCGGGCGCTGCCGGAGAGcggccggcggccccggggcgggcgccgAGCGCcttcggggaggggggggactGCGGCCGCCCGCCGGGGACCCCCCGTTAGCGGGAGGGACCGGCCGGCGGGTCCCGCAGCGCGTCCGTCCGCTTGAGCCTCGGGCTAATGGAAAGCGGGACCCCCCGGGGCGTGAGGAGAGGCGCGGAGATGCGCCCGAAGAGTTCAGGGGACGCCctcgcccccccgccccgggcaggcATCAGCCTCAACCTCCCTCCCTAGGCAAGCTCGTGAGTTTTTTCAAGCACCGGCTTTTTGCCCGGGGAGGAGCTCTCCCGGTCCATTTTTCGTAGCATTTTCCCCTGCGCGGTTTGGACTTCAGGTATTTTACAAACCGCGTCTCTTTCCAGGTGACGGCAGCAGCCGGCTGCCAAGTCCTCTGCGTTAACTATCAGCCTGGACGATtgcataataaaaccaagaCCGGCGTATAATCATCTGAAGCCGGGCCGAAACTTTGCAGGCTCAAATCCAGAGATTAGGACCAGGATGACTTGTCAGACCGAGTATTTCAACGTTCTCAAATCCCACGgccatttattttgctgttgcttaaCCGTGAGCTAGTTCGGTTATTTGGTGCTTCACAGAAGCTGGCATACACTCTCTGCAAGGACAttattctaataaaataatttatgaagcAAAAAGCAAGCGGTTCACTGTTTTACTCGCCGTCAGGTGGTACAGCAAACGCAACTTTCCATACCACACCTTCTCCTTTCACTGCTAAGGAAATAGTTTTGTTACTGTAACTAATGTTTCCGACACTTGTTTCACCAGTGTGCTcacccttccctttctctgcttgAAACCAACAGAGAGGTAATGGACTTATATAGGCAGGAGATGGGTCGAAATGCAGATAAACCCTGGGAAACGCTGCCCTGCATTACGGAGCTACACCCATATAGATGCAGAGCTGCAATGAATTCAGTGGTATACTGCCAATCACATGGAAGTGCTAATATATGCCAAAAATCTTCAGTGCACAACTCCTAAACTGGTATAATAGGGGGATATGCAATGGCAGGTGGTGTTATAGAATTGTCatagaaagaaggagagaggtTTGCTAATACAATATGCCCGTCCTTCATGCTGACAGGTGACGAGGGGTCAAGCTGCTAATGAAGGTCTGCTCCGTTGCGGCTGGAGGCTCAGAAGGTGGCTGCTGGAAaacctctctcttcctccaagATGGTATAGGAGCGGCTGCCTTTCAGGTTACTGCATGCACACATTCTTCCAAATCCTCTGTGTAGCTCCTAAAGCACTGGACAAAAATGAGGAACGATGCCCAAAAAACAGCCTTTTGATTATTCATGAAACAGTAAATGGAAAATTGTGC contains:
- the TBR1 gene encoding T-box brain protein 1 isoform X1, with product MQLEHCLSPSIMLSKKFLNVSSSYPHAGGSELALHDHPIISTTDNLERSSPLKKITRGMTNQSDTDNFPDSKDTPGDVQRNKLSPVLDGVSELRHSFDGSAADRYLLSQSSQPQSAASAPSTMFPYPSQHGPAHPAFSIASPSRYMAHHPVITNGAYNSLLSNSSPQGYPTAGYPYPQQYGHSYQGAPFYQFSSTQPGLVPGKAQVYLCNRPLWLKFHRHQTEMIITKQGRRMFPFLSFNISGLDPTAHYNIFVDVILADPNHWRFQGGKWVPCGKADTNVQGNRVYMHPDSPNTGAHWMRQEISFGKLKLTNNKGASNNNGQMVVLQSLHKYQPRLHVVEVNEDGTEDTNQPGRVQTFTFPETQFIAVTAYQNTDITQLKIDHNPFAKGFRDNYDTIYTGCDMDRLTPSPNDSPRSQIVPGARYAMAGSFLQDQFVSNYAKSRFHPGAGAGPGPGADRSVPHTNGLLSPQQAEDPGAPSPQRWFVAPANNRLDFAASAYDTATDFAGNAATLLSYAAAGVKALPLQAAGCAGRPLGYYADPSGWGARSPPQYCSKSGSVLSCWPNSAAAARMAAGNPYLGEEAESLAPERSPLPGAEDSKPKDLSDSSWIETPSSIKSIDSTDSGIYEQAKRRRISPSDTPVSESSSPLKSEVLTQRDCEKTCAKDIGYYGFYSHS
- the TBR1 gene encoding T-box brain protein 1 isoform X2, yielding MQLEHCLSPSIMLSKKFLNVSSSYPHAGGSELALHDHPIISTTDNLERSSPLKKITRGMTNQSDTDNFPDSKDTPGDVQRNKLSPVLDGVSELRHSFDGSAADRYLLSQSSQPQSAASAPSTMFPYPSQHGPAHPAFSIASPSRYMAHHPVITNGAYNSLLSNSSPQGYPTAGYPYPQQYGHSYQGAPFYQFSSTQPGLVPGKAQVYLCNRPLWLKFHRHQTEMIITKQGRRMFPFLSFNISGLDPTAHYNIFVDVILADPNHWRFQGGKWVPCGKADTNVQGNRVYMHPDSPNTGAHWMRQEISFGKLKLTNNKGASNNNGQMVVLQSLHKYQPRLHVVEVNEDGTEDTNQPGRVQTFTFPETQFIAVTAYQNTDITQLKIDHNPFAKGFRDNYDTIYTGCDMDRLTPSPNDSPRSQIVPGARYAMAGSFLQDQFQAEDPGAPSPQRWFVAPANNRLDFAASAYDTATDFAGNAATLLSYAAAGVKALPLQAAGCAGRPLGYYADPSGWGARSPPQYCSKSGSVLSCWPNSAAAARMAAGNPYLGEEAESLAPERSPLPGAEDSKPKDLSDSSWIETPSSIKSIDSTDSGIYEQAKRRRISPSDTPVSESSSPLKSEVLTQRDCEKTCAKDIGYYGFYSHS